The proteins below are encoded in one region of Bacteriovorax sp. Seq25_V:
- a CDS encoding metal ABC transporter substrate-binding protein has product MNKFLIALLVSIATFGDGRIITTTNNAASIVKLLVGDKASVESLTLGPQDPHYLSSKPSFTVKLSRADLLISIGMELEEGWLPLVTKGARNPKILHGAKGSLVLGEYLKNPLEVPVNLSRAQGDVHAAGNPHFLLSPQRVLELLPVISTKLVETFPDLKEVVRVNRAKLETELQNIVREMKSVKFHKNIIMYHKTLSYFLNDMGIEVAGYLEPKPGIPPSAAHMLNIMKTIDEKNVKLVLVENYFSDSIARKLQEKKDVRIYHIPVAAEGVEKVTTIVDLYRYLLNIVRVEEGK; this is encoded by the coding sequence AATAATGCAGCTTCTATTGTTAAACTGTTGGTTGGGGATAAGGCGTCTGTTGAATCACTTACGCTTGGTCCTCAAGATCCTCATTACTTGAGTTCAAAACCTTCATTTACTGTGAAATTATCGAGAGCAGATCTTTTAATCTCTATTGGTATGGAGCTCGAAGAAGGTTGGCTACCTCTTGTAACGAAAGGAGCGAGAAACCCTAAAATTCTTCACGGAGCGAAGGGAAGCTTAGTTCTTGGCGAGTATTTGAAAAATCCACTTGAGGTTCCAGTTAATTTAAGTCGTGCTCAAGGAGATGTGCATGCTGCCGGTAACCCACATTTTCTCCTATCTCCTCAACGAGTCTTGGAATTACTCCCGGTAATTAGTACTAAGTTAGTAGAAACTTTCCCTGATCTTAAAGAAGTTGTTAGGGTGAATAGAGCTAAACTCGAGACTGAACTTCAAAATATTGTTCGCGAGATGAAATCAGTTAAGTTTCATAAAAATATCATTATGTATCATAAAACCTTGAGCTACTTTTTGAATGATATGGGTATTGAGGTTGCAGGTTATTTAGAGCCTAAACCAGGCATACCTCCAAGCGCTGCTCATATGTTGAATATCATGAAAACGATAGATGAGAAAAACGTCAAATTAGTTCTTGTTGAAAATTACTTTTCTGATTCAATAGCTCGAAAACTTCAAGAGAAGAAAGATGTGAGAATATATCATATTCCTGTTGCAGCCGAAGGAGTTGAGAAAGTTACTACAATTGTTGATCTATACAGGTATTTGTTGAATATTGTAAGAGTAGAGGAAGGGAAGTAA
- a CDS encoding metal ABC transporter permease, with protein sequence MELLNFFLPAILLIICLVGIHCYLGIHVLKRGVIFIDLTLAQLAALGYVVGTILGYEIGSTESYFIALFHTFIGSLVFAYGKRASKFISSEALIGITYAFGSSVVILLLNNSPHGAEQFKDLLVGKILWVTAEDVIKIFFIYGFVGVVHYLFRTKFIPLSDYKEIKNGFFWDFLFYALFGVVITSSVGSAGILLVFSLLIGPAIIGRVYFSSIRSQLLFGWLYGAVISIAGIILSYQIDTPVGATVVAIIASLTIIQTLVLSFKNVCGR encoded by the coding sequence ATGGAATTATTAAACTTCTTTCTTCCGGCAATACTTCTAATTATATGCTTAGTTGGAATCCACTGTTACCTCGGCATACACGTCTTGAAAAGAGGGGTGATCTTTATTGATCTTACGCTTGCTCAATTAGCGGCACTTGGGTATGTGGTTGGTACGATATTAGGATATGAAATTGGATCTACCGAATCATATTTTATCGCTCTTTTTCACACTTTCATTGGGTCTCTTGTGTTTGCATACGGTAAACGTGCTAGTAAATTTATTTCAAGTGAAGCATTAATTGGTATAACTTATGCTTTTGGTTCTTCTGTTGTTATTTTACTGTTAAATAATTCTCCTCACGGAGCTGAGCAGTTTAAGGACTTGTTAGTTGGTAAGATCTTGTGGGTAACCGCAGAGGATGTAATAAAAATCTTCTTTATCTATGGTTTTGTCGGTGTTGTTCACTACCTTTTTCGTACAAAATTTATTCCACTATCAGATTATAAAGAGATTAAAAATGGTTTTTTTTGGGACTTTCTTTTCTATGCATTATTTGGGGTCGTTATAACTTCATCTGTTGGAAGTGCTGGAATCTTACTTGTTTTCTCTCTTCTTATTGGACCAGCTATCATAGGACGTGTTTATTTTAGTTCAATAAGGTCACAACTTCTTTTTGGCTGGTTATATGGAGCAGTTATAAGCATAGCTGGAATTATTCTTAGTTATCAAATTGATACACCTGTAGGCGCAACTGTTGTTGCAATCATTGCAAGTTTAACGATAATTCAAACCTTAGTTCTTTCTTTTAAAAATGTTTGTGGGCGATAA
- a CDS encoding zinc ribbon domain-containing protein yields MDNFTLILDINSLDTRISKHLSIIEEERKRLSFLNKQLSIKEELKNSHEELLKEQSKSIVELEKSLDQTDREISRSNEALKNVTTAQQEEAVQKELSKLIPQKDTLEEQIFELLENLDQVKSDINEAEKFISGLIETIDEVKVELMELTSKEEAEIKKLEINVSGIFEEIEMPLKEIFEKTRSKHRFNSPVTFLQGLSCSKCRFQISRSDADQINSNDGYAICSSCGRLLIAHKHF; encoded by the coding sequence ATGGATAATTTCACGTTAATACTTGACATAAATAGTTTAGACACACGAATCAGTAAACATCTTTCAATAATAGAAGAAGAGCGAAAGCGTCTTAGTTTCTTAAACAAGCAACTCTCGATAAAAGAAGAACTTAAAAACAGTCATGAAGAACTTTTGAAAGAGCAATCTAAATCCATTGTCGAACTCGAGAAGAGTCTTGATCAAACTGATCGGGAAATATCTCGTAGTAACGAGGCCCTTAAAAATGTTACAACTGCACAGCAAGAAGAAGCTGTTCAAAAAGAACTCTCAAAACTTATCCCACAAAAAGATACTCTTGAAGAACAGATATTTGAACTTCTAGAAAACCTTGATCAAGTAAAATCTGATATTAATGAGGCTGAAAAATTCATCTCTGGTCTAATAGAGACAATTGATGAAGTAAAAGTTGAGCTCATGGAACTGACAAGTAAAGAAGAAGCAGAAATTAAAAAATTAGAAATCAATGTCAGTGGAATTTTCGAAGAAATTGAAATGCCTCTAAAAGAAATTTTTGAAAAGACACGTTCTAAACACCGATTCAATTCACCAGTCACATTTCTTCAAGGACTCTCTTGTTCAAAATGCCGTTTTCAAATATCTCGAAGTGATGCGGATCAAATCAATAGTAATGATGGCTATGCAATTTGTAGTAGTTGTGGACGACTACTTATCGCCCACAAACATTTTTAA